A portion of the Streptomyces sp. YPW6 genome contains these proteins:
- a CDS encoding iron ABC transporter permease, with protein sequence MATSLDRIPARPPRPARAGSGPPPPRRVPLPLLLTGLGLALPLSLVCGAALGASGLSWAEVTRYLWAGLTGGAIGSHEVPAYTIVWELRLPRAVLAAVVGAGLSAIGVAVQAMVRNALADPFVLGISSGAAVGANAVLIFGALGALGIWALSTAAFGSALLAMLLVYAVARTERGLTPLRLVLTGTAMYYGFSAVTTFMVFAAERGEAARSAMMWLLGSLSGANWAAVPIAAGAVLLGLAHLGWSARRLNALAMGDETAAALGVDPGRLRKELFLVSAAVTGAVVAVSGAIGFVGLMVPHATRMLVGADHRRLLAAAPLVGAVLMVWVDILSRVVLAPAELPVGVLTAVIGVPCFLLLMRRRAYSFGGI encoded by the coding sequence GTGGCCACGTCCCTCGACCGCATACCCGCCAGGCCGCCACGCCCCGCGCGCGCCGGCTCCGGACCGCCCCCGCCACGGCGCGTCCCCCTGCCGCTGCTCCTGACCGGCCTGGGCCTCGCCCTTCCCCTCTCGCTCGTCTGCGGGGCGGCACTCGGGGCGTCCGGGCTCTCCTGGGCCGAGGTGACGCGCTACCTGTGGGCAGGGCTGACCGGCGGAGCCATCGGCTCCCACGAGGTCCCGGCCTACACCATCGTCTGGGAACTCCGCCTGCCGCGAGCGGTTCTGGCCGCTGTGGTGGGCGCCGGCCTGTCGGCCATCGGCGTCGCCGTCCAGGCCATGGTGCGCAACGCGCTCGCCGACCCGTTCGTGCTCGGCATCTCCTCGGGCGCCGCGGTCGGCGCCAACGCCGTACTCATCTTCGGGGCCCTGGGCGCGCTGGGCATCTGGGCCCTGTCCACGGCGGCGTTCGGCTCCGCGCTCCTCGCCATGCTGCTCGTGTACGCGGTCGCCCGGACCGAACGCGGTCTCACCCCGCTCCGGCTCGTGCTGACGGGGACCGCGATGTACTACGGCTTCTCGGCCGTTACCACGTTCATGGTGTTCGCGGCCGAGCGCGGCGAGGCGGCCCGCTCCGCGATGATGTGGCTGCTCGGCAGCCTGAGCGGGGCCAACTGGGCCGCGGTGCCGATCGCCGCCGGGGCGGTGCTCCTCGGCCTCGCGCACCTCGGCTGGTCGGCGCGGCGGCTGAACGCCCTCGCCATGGGTGACGAGACCGCCGCCGCGCTCGGCGTCGATCCCGGGAGACTGCGCAAGGAGCTCTTCCTCGTCTCCGCGGCGGTCACCGGGGCGGTCGTCGCGGTCAGCGGCGCCATCGGCTTCGTCGGTTTGATGGTTCCGCACGCCACCCGGATGCTGGTCGGCGCTGACCACCGGAGGCTCCTGGCCGCCGCACCCCTCGTGGGAGCCGTCCTGATGGTCTGGGTCGACATCCTCTCGCGTGTGGTGCTCGCCCCGGCCGAACTGCCGGTGGGTGTCCTCACCGCGGTCATCGGCGTTCCCTGCTTCCTCCTTCTCATGCGCCGGCGCGCCTATTCCTTCGGGGGCATCTGA
- a CDS encoding antibiotic biosynthesis monooxygenase, with product MSVVKINVLTVPQEQRETLEKRFASRAHAVESSDGFEWFELLRPFEGTDDYLVYTRWRDEASFQAWMEGPMKSAHQGGDASGGERPKPAASGSTVWSFEVVQQAAPKEA from the coding sequence ATGAGCGTAGTCAAGATCAATGTGCTGACCGTCCCCCAGGAACAGCGCGAGACGCTGGAGAAGCGCTTCGCGTCCCGCGCCCATGCCGTGGAGAGCTCCGACGGATTCGAGTGGTTCGAACTGCTCAGGCCCTTCGAGGGCACGGACGACTACCTCGTCTACACGCGCTGGCGTGACGAGGCCTCCTTCCAGGCGTGGATGGAGGGTCCGATGAAGTCGGCCCACCAGGGCGGCGACGCCTCCGGCGGCGAGCGCCCCAAGCCTGCGGCGAGCGGGTCCACGGTGTGGTCCTTCGAGGTCGTGCAGCAGGCGGCGCCGAAGGAGGCGTAG